Proteins encoded in a region of the Halothiobacillus diazotrophicus genome:
- the rplB gene encoding 50S ribosomal protein L2: MALKIAKPTSPGRRGVIEIDRSHLYKGEPYAALLEKKSNTGGRNNLGRITTRHVGGGHKQHYRMVDFKRTKDGVPATVERIEYDPNRTAHIALIVYADGERSYIIAPRGVVPGQVVQSGIDAPIRPGNTLPIRNIPIGSTIHAVELKPGKGAQMARSAGASVQLVAREGAYATVRLRSGEMRKVLGECRATLGEVSNHEHSLRSLGKAGAKRWRGIRPTVRGVVMNPVDHPHGGGEGRTSGGRHPVTPWGVPTKGYKTRTNKRTDKFIVRRRAKK, translated from the coding sequence ATGGCATTGAAAATCGCAAAACCAACTTCTCCCGGCCGCCGGGGTGTGATCGAAATCGATCGCTCTCACCTGTACAAGGGCGAGCCCTATGCGGCGCTGCTCGAGAAGAAGTCCAATACCGGCGGTCGTAACAACCTCGGTCGAATCACGACCCGCCACGTTGGCGGTGGTCACAAGCAGCATTACCGGATGGTCGATTTCAAGCGGACGAAGGATGGTGTACCTGCCACCGTCGAGCGCATTGAATACGATCCGAACCGTACCGCTCACATCGCACTGATCGTCTATGCGGATGGCGAGCGTTCCTACATCATCGCCCCGCGTGGCGTGGTCCCGGGGCAGGTCGTTCAGTCCGGTATCGATGCACCGATTCGTCCAGGCAACACCCTGCCGATTCGCAACATCCCGATCGGTAGCACGATCCATGCGGTCGAGCTTAAGCCGGGTAAGGGTGCGCAAATGGCCCGCAGTGCGGGCGCGTCCGTTCAACTGGTCGCGCGTGAGGGGGCCTATGCCACCGTGCGTCTGCGTTCCGGCGAAATGCGCAAGGTGCTCGGCGAGTGCCGCGCGACCCTGGGTGAAGTGAGCAACCACGAACACAGCCTGCGCTCTCTGGGTAAGGCCGGTGCCAAGCGTTGGCGCGGCATCCGCCCGACCGTTCGCGGTGTGGTCATGAACCCGGTCGACCACCCGCATGGTGGTGGTGAGGGTCGTACCTCCGGTGGTCGCCATCCGGTGACGCCGTGGGGCGTGCCGACCAAGGGCTACAAGACGCGTACCAACAAGCGTACGGACAAGTTCATTGTTCGTCGTCGTGCCAAGAAATAA
- the rpsS gene encoding 30S ribosomal protein S19: MPRSLKKGPFVDHHLLKKVEEAVAANNRRPIKTWSRRSMILPDFIGLTVAVHNGRQHIPVLINENMVGHKLGEFAPTRTYRGHVADKKAKR; this comes from the coding sequence GTGCCACGTTCACTTAAGAAAGGTCCATTCGTGGACCATCACTTGCTGAAAAAGGTGGAAGAGGCTGTCGCGGCCAATAACCGTCGGCCCATAAAGACCTGGTCCAGGCGCTCGATGATTCTGCCCGATTTCATCGGGTTGACCGTCGCCGTCCATAACGGTCGTCAGCACATTCCGGTATTGATCAACGAAAACATGGTCGGGCACAAGCTCGGCGAGTTCGCGCCCACCCGTACCTATCGGGGCCATGTCGCTGATAAGAAAGCGAAGCGCTAG
- the rplV gene encoding 50S ribosomal protein L22, with the protein MQATALHRYARISPQKARLVADLVRGQGVAQAIETLAFSPKKGADLIKKVLESAIANAENNEGADVDRLHVSQIMVDEGPVLKRFRARAKGRGARILKRTSHIKVTVSER; encoded by the coding sequence ATGCAAGCTACTGCACTACATCGCTATGCGCGTATTTCTCCGCAGAAGGCGCGTCTGGTTGCCGATCTGGTCCGTGGTCAAGGCGTGGCGCAAGCCATCGAAACCCTGGCCTTCAGCCCGAAGAAAGGCGCTGATCTGATCAAGAAAGTCCTCGAGTCTGCGATTGCTAACGCCGAGAACAACGAGGGTGCGGACGTCGATCGTCTGCACGTGTCTCAGATTATGGTGGACGAAGGTCCGGTACTGAAGCGTTTCCGCGCTCGTGCCAAGGGCCGCGGCGCGCGCATTCTCAAGCGCACCAGTCACATCAAAGTCACGGTTAGCGAGCGTTAA
- the rpsC gene encoding 30S ribosomal protein S3, with product MGQKVHPVGFRLGISSDWSSRWYADSKLFPVQLNQDVRARGFIKDKLKEASVSRIQIERPARSASVTIHTARPGIVIGRKGEDIERLRGEIAPMLGVDRNAVKLSVEEIRKPELDAQLVAESIAQQLERRIMFRRAMKRAVQTTMRLGAGGIKVNVSGRLGGAEIARNEWYREGRVPLHTLRAEIDYGFAEAQTTYGVIGVKVWIFKGEVFGVPGSRDGKAATA from the coding sequence ATGGGTCAAAAAGTACATCCGGTAGGCTTCCGACTCGGGATCTCCTCTGATTGGAGCTCGCGTTGGTATGCCGACAGCAAATTGTTTCCGGTTCAGCTGAACCAGGACGTCCGCGCGCGCGGTTTCATCAAGGACAAGCTGAAGGAAGCTTCGGTGTCACGCATCCAGATCGAGCGTCCGGCTCGTTCAGCGTCCGTCACGATTCATACGGCACGTCCGGGTATCGTGATCGGCCGCAAGGGCGAGGATATCGAGCGTCTGCGCGGTGAAATCGCGCCGATGCTGGGCGTGGATCGCAATGCGGTCAAGTTGTCCGTCGAAGAAATCCGTAAGCCGGAACTCGATGCGCAACTGGTCGCCGAGTCCATCGCGCAACAGCTTGAGCGTCGGATCATGTTCCGTCGTGCCATGAAGCGTGCCGTACAGACCACCATGCGTCTGGGTGCCGGTGGCATCAAGGTGAACGTGTCCGGCCGTCTGGGCGGTGCCGAAATCGCACGTAACGAGTGGTATCGCGAAGGGCGCGTCCCGTTGCATACCCTGCGTGCCGAAATCGATTACGGTTTTGCCGAGGCCCAAACCACGTACGGCGTGATCGGCGTCAAGGTTTGGATTTTCAAAGGTGAAGTGTTTGGCGTCCCGGGTAGTCGTGACGGCAAAGCCGCTACAGCCTGA
- the rplP gene encoding 50S ribosomal protein L16 yields the protein MLLPKRTKFRKQFRGKNRGVATTGNKVSFGQFGLKALERGEITSRQIESARRAISRHVKRGGKIWIRIFPDTPITQKPLEVRMGKGKGSVEYWVAKIQPGKMLYEIEGVNEMVAREAFSLASAKLPIKTTFVTRVLM from the coding sequence ATGCTGCTGCCAAAACGTACAAAATTCCGCAAGCAGTTCAGGGGTAAAAACCGGGGCGTTGCGACGACGGGTAACAAAGTCAGCTTCGGCCAGTTTGGTCTGAAAGCGCTGGAGCGTGGTGAAATCACTTCTCGTCAGATCGAGTCTGCGCGTCGTGCGATTTCACGTCACGTCAAGCGGGGCGGAAAGATCTGGATCCGGATTTTCCCGGATACCCCCATCACCCAGAAACCGCTCGAGGTTCGTATGGGTAAGGGTAAGGGTAGTGTCGAATACTGGGTTGCCAAGATTCAGCCCGGCAAGATGCTCTATGAAATTGAAGGGGTCAACGAAATGGTTGCACGGGAGGCCTTCTCACTGGCTTCTGCCAAGCTGCCCATCAAGACGACCTTTGTAACACGGGTATTGATGTAA
- the rpmC gene encoding 50S ribosomal protein L29: protein MKKITPELREKTPEALREEFLAIKQEQFNLRMQKATGQESKSHLIRAARKNVARIKTVLTEKEQG from the coding sequence ATGAAGAAGATCACCCCAGAACTGCGTGAAAAAACGCCGGAAGCCTTGCGCGAAGAATTTCTTGCCATCAAGCAGGAGCAATTCAACCTGCGTATGCAAAAAGCTACGGGTCAGGAATCGAAATCTCATTTGATTCGCGCCGCTCGCAAGAATGTGGCACGGATCAAGACCGTTCTGACTGAGAAGGAGCAAGGCTGA
- the rpsQ gene encoding 30S ribosomal protein S17: MTTVAEEKVVRTRVGRVTSDKMDKSITVAIERRVKHPLYGKFITKTTKLHVHDEENISRIGDRVEIRESRPISKTKSWMLVRVIDRASV, from the coding sequence ATGACAACCGTAGCTGAAGAAAAAGTAGTTCGTACCCGTGTGGGTCGCGTCACCAGTGACAAGATGGACAAGTCAATCACGGTTGCCATCGAGCGTCGCGTGAAGCATCCCCTGTACGGGAAGTTCATTACGAAGACCACCAAGCTGCATGTTCACGATGAAGAGAACATTTCCCGCATTGGTGATCGTGTAGAAATTCGCGAATCGCGTCCGATCTCCAAGACCAAATCCTGGATGTTGGTTCGTGTGATCGACCGCGCGTCCGTGTAA
- the rplN gene encoding 50S ribosomal protein L14, with protein MIQMQTILDSADNSGAKKVQCIKVLGGSHRRYAGIGDIIKVSIKDAIPRGRVKKGDVYNAVVVRTAKGVRRADGSLIRFDGNAAVLLNNKLEPIGTRIFGPVTRELRGEKFMKIVSLAPEVI; from the coding sequence GTGATTCAGATGCAAACAATCCTGGACTCTGCTGACAACAGCGGCGCCAAAAAGGTTCAGTGTATCAAGGTGCTGGGCGGCTCACACCGTCGCTACGCCGGCATTGGCGACATCATCAAGGTATCCATCAAGGATGCCATTCCGCGTGGTCGCGTGAAAAAGGGTGATGTCTACAACGCGGTCGTCGTTCGCACTGCGAAAGGCGTTCGTCGCGCAGACGGTTCGCTGATCCGTTTCGACGGCAATGCCGCTGTTTTGTTGAACAACAAGCTTGAGCCGATCGGCACTCGTATTTTTGGCCCCGTGACCCGTGAGTTGCGTGGCGAGAAATTCATGAAGATCGTTTCGCTCGCGCCTGAAGTGATTTGA
- the rplX gene encoding 50S ribosomal protein L24, with amino-acid sequence MRKIRQGDEVVVIAGKDKGRRGTVLRVVDGGTRVVVENVNKVKKHQKPNPMVGQTGGIIEMEKSVDISNVMLFNPASEKGDRVGFKQLEDGTKVRFFKSNGEVVDTK; translated from the coding sequence ATGCGTAAGATTCGTCAGGGCGATGAAGTCGTCGTTATCGCCGGTAAAGACAAGGGTCGCCGGGGCACCGTGCTGCGTGTCGTCGATGGGGGCACACGTGTCGTCGTCGAGAACGTCAACAAGGTGAAGAAGCACCAGAAGCCGAACCCGATGGTCGGTCAAACTGGCGGCATTATCGAAATGGAGAAATCGGTTGATATTTCCAATGTAATGCTGTTTAATCCCGCCTCCGAAAAAGGCGACCGGGTCGGCTTCAAGCAGCTTGAAGACGGTACCAAGGTCCGGTTTTTTAAATCCAACGGCGAAGTCGTTGATACAAAGTAA
- the rplE gene encoding 50S ribosomal protein L5, producing MARLQEFYTNTLQAELKKQLELDNVMAVPKLTKITLNMGLGDSARDKKVIDSAVNELAAITGQQPIVTYARKSIAGFKLREGMPLGVKVTLRGRTMYEFFDRLIHISIPRIRDFRGLNPKSFDGRGNYSMGVKEQIMFPEIDYDKIDQIRGMDITITTTAKTDDQARALLNGFGFPFRR from the coding sequence ATGGCTCGTCTTCAGGAATTCTATACCAACACATTGCAGGCTGAGTTGAAGAAGCAGCTTGAGCTTGACAATGTCATGGCCGTTCCGAAGCTGACCAAGATCACGTTGAACATGGGCTTGGGTGACTCGGCTCGTGACAAGAAAGTGATTGACAGTGCAGTGAACGAACTCGCCGCCATTACCGGCCAACAGCCGATTGTGACTTACGCACGTAAGTCCATTGCGGGTTTCAAGCTGCGCGAAGGGATGCCTCTGGGCGTCAAGGTCACCCTGAGAGGACGTACGATGTACGAATTCTTCGATCGGTTGATCCACATCTCCATCCCCCGTATCCGTGATTTCCGTGGCCTGAACCCCAAGTCGTTCGACGGTCGCGGCAATTACAGCATGGGTGTGAAGGAGCAAATCATGTTCCCCGAGATCGATTACGACAAGATTGATCAGATTCGGGGTATGGATATCACGATCACAACTACCGCGAAAACGGACGACCAGGCCCGGGCATTGCTCAACGGCTTTGGCTTCCCGTTCCGTCGGTAA
- the rpsN gene encoding 30S ribosomal protein S14 — MAKKSMLNREEQRQKLAARYAAKRAQLRAILSDVNADFDDKMKASVELSKLPRDSSVCRQVRRCAITGRPKGVYRKFALGRNKLRQLAMSGEIPGLRKASW, encoded by the coding sequence ATGGCAAAGAAAAGTATGTTGAATCGGGAAGAACAGCGTCAGAAGCTGGCTGCCCGTTATGCCGCAAAACGCGCCCAGCTGCGCGCCATCCTGAGCGACGTCAATGCGGACTTCGACGACAAGATGAAGGCATCTGTCGAATTGAGCAAGTTGCCGCGGGACTCCTCGGTGTGCCGTCAGGTTCGCCGCTGTGCAATCACCGGCCGCCCGAAGGGTGTGTATCGCAAGTTTGCGCTGGGTCGTAACAAATTGCGTCAATTGGCCATGTCGGGTGAAATCCCGGGCCTGCGTAAAGCCAGCTGGTAA
- the rpsH gene encoding 30S ribosomal protein S8 yields MSMNDPISDMLTRIRNAQAARKSEVSMPSSKFKVAIAGVLKEEGYIGDVKIVGDAKPTLTISLKYFQGKPVIDMIKRVSKPGYRVFKSADEIPSVIGGLGVAIVSTSRGVMPDREARRQNIGGEIVCFVS; encoded by the coding sequence ATGAGTATGAATGATCCTATTTCGGATATGCTGACCCGCATCCGTAACGCACAAGCTGCGCGCAAGTCTGAAGTCTCCATGCCGTCTTCCAAGTTCAAGGTCGCCATTGCCGGTGTCCTGAAGGAAGAGGGTTACATTGGGGACGTCAAGATTGTGGGCGATGCCAAGCCGACACTGACCATTTCTCTGAAGTATTTCCAGGGCAAGCCCGTTATCGACATGATCAAGCGCGTATCCAAGCCGGGTTACCGCGTCTTCAAGAGTGCGGATGAGATCCCCTCCGTGATCGGTGGTTTGGGTGTTGCGATCGTATCAACTTCCCGTGGTGTGATGCCTGACCGTGAAGCGCGTCGTCAGAACATCGGCGGTGAAATTGTCTGCTTTGTATCTTGA
- the rplF gene encoding 50S ribosomal protein L6 produces MSRVAKKPVAIPKGVEVKLDGLSLSFKGPKGQMIQEIHPSVKVEVAANELRFDTDSEQYIPMAGTMRSLAQNNVQGVTSGFEIKLQLVGVGYRAQMQGTTLNLALGFSHPINFPVPAGITIETPSQTEIVVKGADRQKVGQVSANIRGFRPPEPYKGKGVKYLDEVIFRKEAKKK; encoded by the coding sequence ATGAGTCGAGTTGCAAAAAAACCCGTCGCCATTCCCAAGGGTGTCGAGGTAAAGCTGGACGGGCTGTCCCTGTCCTTCAAAGGCCCCAAAGGTCAGATGATCCAGGAGATCCATCCCTCCGTTAAGGTTGAAGTGGCTGCCAACGAGCTACGCTTCGATACCGATTCGGAGCAGTATATCCCCATGGCCGGTACCATGCGTTCCCTGGCGCAGAACAACGTCCAGGGTGTGACCAGCGGTTTTGAGATCAAGCTGCAGTTGGTCGGGGTTGGTTACCGTGCGCAAATGCAGGGCACCACATTGAACCTCGCGCTGGGTTTCTCTCATCCGATCAACTTCCCTGTACCAGCCGGCATCACCATTGAGACGCCGAGCCAGACAGAGATCGTTGTCAAGGGTGCCGATCGTCAGAAGGTTGGTCAGGTTTCCGCCAATATTCGCGGGTTCCGTCCGCCTGAGCCGTACAAGGGCAAGGGTGTGAAGTACCTTGATGAGGTCATCTTCCGTAAAGAAGCGAAGAAGAAGTAA
- the rplR gene encoding 50S ribosomal protein L18, with the protein MNEKNRNRLRRARRARAKIARLGVHRLTVYRTAQHTYAQIFTPDGANVVASVSTLNKDFLQPGQNGGNVEAAKRVGAAIAQAAIAKGVTQVAFDRAGFIFHGRIKALAESAREAGLQF; encoded by the coding sequence ATGAACGAAAAAAACAGAAATCGTCTGCGGCGTGCTCGCCGTGCCCGTGCAAAGATCGCACGTCTGGGTGTTCATCGCCTGACGGTATATCGCACGGCCCAGCATACCTACGCTCAGATCTTTACACCGGACGGCGCCAATGTTGTTGCCTCCGTATCGACCCTGAACAAGGATTTCCTGCAGCCCGGTCAGAATGGCGGCAACGTCGAGGCCGCAAAGCGGGTCGGTGCAGCCATCGCTCAAGCAGCGATCGCCAAGGGCGTTACCCAGGTCGCCTTCGATCGCGCCGGCTTCATCTTTCATGGCCGTATCAAGGCCCTGGCCGAGTCCGCGCGTGAAGCCGGTCTGCAATTCTAA
- the rpsE gene encoding 30S ribosomal protein S5: MSRNSNEVSTDGLIEKLVAVNRVAKVVKGGRIFSFTALTVVGDGEGRVGYGYGKAKEVPAAIQKAMDRAKRSMVEVPLRDGTLYYPTNGEHGAAKVFMKPASEGTGVIAGGAMRAVFEAAGVRNVLAKCIGTRNHMNVIRATVNGLKGINSPESIAAKRGKRVEEIIGAQS; the protein is encoded by the coding sequence ATGAGTCGAAATTCTAACGAAGTATCCACCGACGGCCTGATCGAGAAATTGGTCGCCGTCAATCGTGTGGCCAAGGTCGTGAAGGGTGGTCGTATCTTCTCATTCACCGCGCTGACCGTTGTTGGCGATGGCGAAGGGCGGGTAGGCTACGGTTACGGTAAGGCTAAGGAAGTACCTGCGGCCATCCAGAAGGCGATGGATCGTGCCAAGCGCAGTATGGTCGAAGTGCCGCTGCGTGACGGTACGCTCTATTACCCGACCAATGGCGAGCATGGCGCAGCCAAGGTGTTCATGAAGCCCGCGTCCGAAGGTACGGGCGTCATTGCGGGGGGCGCGATGCGCGCTGTTTTCGAGGCTGCTGGCGTACGAAACGTACTCGCCAAGTGCATCGGTACCCGTAATCACATGAACGTGATCCGTGCGACCGTGAATGGCCTCAAGGGTATCAACTCGCCGGAAAGCATTGCCGCAAAGCGTGGCAAGCGGGTCGAGGAAATCATCGGAGCGCAGTCATGA
- the rpmD gene encoding 50S ribosomal protein L30, giving the protein MSKQQTVRIKLVRSTIGRLAAHKACVRGLGLSRMNQVVEVIDTPENRGMINKVNYLLEIQESK; this is encoded by the coding sequence ATGAGCAAGCAGCAAACGGTCCGTATCAAGCTGGTCCGTTCCACCATTGGTCGCTTGGCCGCGCACAAGGCGTGCGTCCGTGGATTGGGCCTGTCGCGTATGAATCAGGTTGTTGAGGTGATCGATACCCCCGAGAACCGGGGCATGATCAACAAGGTCAACTACCTGCTCGAAATTCAGGAATCAAAATAA
- the rplO gene encoding 50S ribosomal protein L15, whose translation MRLNNLSPADGSRKERTRVGRGVGSGLGKTAGRGHKGQKSRSGGFHKTGFEGGQMPIQRRLPKIGFRSLRALETAEIRTSELNQLDGVVSLETLKAAGLIRNDIRYVKIMLSGEVTKALEIQGVRVSKGARSAILAAGGKAE comes from the coding sequence ATGCGTCTGAATAATTTGTCGCCAGCTGATGGCAGTCGTAAGGAGCGTACCCGCGTCGGTCGCGGTGTCGGTTCCGGTCTCGGCAAGACCGCAGGTCGCGGTCACAAGGGTCAGAAGTCCCGCTCCGGCGGTTTCCACAAGACCGGCTTCGAAGGCGGTCAGATGCCCATCCAGCGTCGTCTGCCGAAAATCGGCTTCCGTTCGCTGCGCGCGCTGGAAACGGCCGAGATCCGTACCTCCGAGTTGAACCAGCTTGATGGTGTGGTCTCTCTCGAAACCCTGAAGGCAGCGGGTCTGATTCGTAACGATATCCGTTACGTGAAGATCATGCTCTCCGGTGAAGTGACCAAGGCTCTGGAAATCCAGGGTGTGCGAGTCAGCAAGGGTGCACGTAGCGCGATCCTCGCTGCAGGCGGTAAAGCGGAGTAA
- the secY gene encoding preprotein translocase subunit SecY, which produces MSQANAGIAALAGAGRLTELRQRIFFVIMVLVVYRIGTFIPLPGIDIGVMQSLFSQHAGGILGMMNMFSGGALSRMSLFALGVMPYISASIIVQLLTSVVPTLERIKKEGEAGRRKITQYTRYGTLGLGLVQALGVSIALQGQSVGGAPLVYSPGIGFLFVATMTLVTGTMLLVWLGEQITERGVGNGISLIIFAGIVAGLPTAIGGTAELVRTGELSVITLLVLAVLILAVTAFVVFIERGQRRITVNYARRQQGRGAAGSQSSHLPLKLNMAGVIPPIFASSIILFPATLGNWLGQQENMAWLRNLSTALSPGQPLYVGLYATAIIFFCFFYTALVFNARETADNLKRSGAFVPGIRPGEHTARYIDKVLTRLTFWGALYITAVCLLPEFLILYWNVPFYFGGTSLLIIVVVLMDFMAQVQSHLVSHQYDSLVRKAHFKSGL; this is translated from the coding sequence GTGTCACAAGCGAATGCAGGAATAGCCGCACTTGCCGGGGCCGGTCGTCTGACCGAGCTCCGGCAACGTATTTTCTTTGTCATCATGGTGCTGGTCGTTTATCGGATCGGTACGTTCATTCCCCTGCCGGGAATTGACATTGGTGTCATGCAATCGCTTTTCAGCCAGCACGCTGGCGGTATCCTGGGCATGATGAACATGTTCTCCGGCGGTGCGCTTTCCCGGATGTCCCTGTTTGCCCTCGGTGTCATGCCGTACATCTCCGCCTCCATCATCGTGCAGTTGCTTACCTCTGTGGTGCCGACACTTGAGCGCATCAAGAAGGAAGGCGAGGCGGGTCGACGCAAGATAACCCAGTACACACGATACGGCACCCTGGGGCTGGGCCTGGTCCAGGCACTGGGTGTATCGATAGCTCTCCAGGGGCAGTCGGTCGGCGGTGCTCCGCTCGTCTACTCGCCGGGGATCGGTTTTCTGTTCGTGGCAACGATGACTCTGGTCACCGGTACGATGCTTCTCGTCTGGCTAGGTGAGCAGATCACCGAACGCGGTGTGGGCAACGGGATTTCCCTGATCATTTTCGCCGGTATTGTTGCAGGTCTGCCGACGGCAATCGGTGGCACCGCCGAGTTGGTTCGGACCGGTGAATTGAGCGTGATTACCCTGTTGGTGCTGGCGGTGCTGATTCTCGCCGTGACGGCTTTCGTCGTATTCATTGAGCGTGGTCAGCGTCGCATCACGGTCAATTACGCCCGTCGTCAGCAGGGACGGGGTGCAGCGGGCTCACAAAGTTCGCATTTGCCACTCAAGCTGAACATGGCTGGCGTGATCCCGCCGATCTTTGCGTCCAGCATCATTCTGTTCCCGGCTACACTCGGTAATTGGTTGGGGCAGCAGGAAAACATGGCATGGCTGCGTAACCTGTCGACGGCACTGTCCCCGGGGCAGCCGTTGTATGTTGGCCTGTATGCAACCGCGATTATCTTTTTCTGCTTTTTCTATACGGCCTTGGTGTTCAATGCCCGAGAAACTGCAGATAACCTGAAGCGATCCGGTGCGTTCGTCCCAGGGATTCGACCCGGTGAGCATACTGCCCGCTATATCGACAAGGTGCTCACCCGCCTGACGTTCTGGGGCGCCTTGTATATCACGGCGGTCTGTTTGCTTCCTGAGTTCCTGATCCTGTATTGGAATGTGCCTTTCTATTTCGGTGGCACTTCCTTGCTGATTATTGTGGTTGTGCTGATGGACTTCATGGCGCAGGTCCAGTCCCATCTCGTTTCTCATCAGTACGATAGTTTGGTGCGTAAAGCACACTTCAAATCCGGTCTATAA
- the rpsM gene encoding 30S ribosomal protein S13, which yields MARIAGINIPVQKHVVIALTSIYGIGPTRAKGICQAAAVEPTRKVRDLSESEVEALRAEVAKFVVEGDLRRDVAMNIKRLMDLGCYRGLRHRRGLPLRGQRTRTNARTRKGPRRLVKR from the coding sequence ATGGCACGTATAGCGGGAATTAACATTCCAGTGCAAAAGCACGTGGTAATTGCACTTACTTCCATTTATGGCATTGGCCCGACCCGTGCCAAAGGTATCTGTCAGGCTGCTGCGGTCGAGCCGACCCGTAAGGTTCGTGATCTTTCCGAATCTGAAGTCGAGGCTCTGCGTGCCGAAGTTGCCAAGTTCGTGGTTGAAGGCGACCTGCGTCGTGATGTCGCCATGAACATCAAGCGCCTGATGGATCTGGGTTGTTATCGTGGTCTGCGTCATCGTCGCGGGCTGCCTCTTCGCGGACAACGCACGCGAACTAATGCACGGACTCGTAAGGGTCCGCGTCGCCTGGTCAAGCGTTGA
- the rpsK gene encoding 30S ribosomal protein S11 yields the protein MAKSNAPARKKIKRVVTDAVAHVHASFNNTIVTITDRQGNALSWATSGGSGFRGSRKSTPFAAQVAAERAGEAAKAYGVKNIDVEIKGPGPGRESTIRALNAVGFKVGMITDVTPIPHNGCRPPKKRRV from the coding sequence ATGGCTAAATCGAATGCCCCTGCGCGCAAGAAAATCAAGCGCGTGGTTACGGATGCTGTTGCCCATGTGCATGCATCCTTCAACAACACGATCGTGACGATCACGGACCGTCAGGGTAATGCCCTGAGCTGGGCCACCTCGGGTGGCTCGGGTTTCCGTGGTTCACGCAAGTCCACGCCTTTTGCCGCACAGGTTGCGGCGGAGCGCGCCGGCGAAGCGGCCAAGGCCTATGGCGTCAAGAACATCGACGTCGAAATCAAGGGTCCCGGTCCGGGTCGCGAATCGACGATTCGTGCATTGAATGCCGTCGGTTTCAAGGTGGGCATGATCACTGACGTGACGCCCATTCCTCACAATGGCTGCCGGCCGCCGAAAAAGCGTCGCGTGTAA
- the rpsD gene encoding 30S ribosomal protein S4, whose protein sequence is MARYLGPKCKLSRREGTDLFLKSGVRSHEDKCHHDRAPGQHGAARKQKVSGYGTQLREKQKLRRIYGVLERQFANYFKKASQQKGSTGENLLQLLECRLDNVVYRMGFGSTRAEARQIVSHRCVTVNGVVVNIPSFQVSANDVIAVRESARKQQRIKDAIELAAQRPTVDWISVDAAKMEGVFKAAPVRDELPAEINESLVVELYSK, encoded by the coding sequence ATGGCTCGTTATCTTGGTCCTAAGTGTAAGTTAAGTCGCCGCGAAGGCACTGACCTGTTCCTGAAATCCGGCGTCCGGTCTCATGAAGACAAGTGCCACCATGACCGTGCTCCTGGCCAGCATGGTGCCGCACGCAAGCAGAAGGTATCCGGTTACGGTACTCAGCTGCGCGAAAAGCAGAAGTTGCGTCGTATCTATGGCGTTCTGGAGCGTCAGTTCGCCAATTACTTCAAGAAGGCTTCTCAGCAGAAGGGTTCTACGGGTGAAAACCTCCTTCAGTTGCTTGAGTGCCGTCTGGACAACGTCGTCTACCGCATGGGGTTCGGCTCCACGCGTGCGGAAGCCCGCCAGATCGTGTCCCACCGCTGTGTGACCGTCAACGGCGTGGTCGTGAACATCCCGTCATTCCAGGTTTCTGCCAATGACGTGATCGCCGTTCGTGAATCCGCACGCAAGCAGCAGCGTATCAAGGACGCCATCGAGTTGGCTGCCCAGCGTCCGACCGTCGATTGGATCAGCGTCGATGCGGCCAAGATGGAAGGCGTCTTCAAGGCTGCGCCGGTTCGTGACGAACTGCCTGCCGAAATCAATGAATCACTCGTTGTCGAGTTGTATTCCAAGTAA